The Paenibacillus amylolyticus genome contains the following window.
CATCCAGCACATCCACGTAGGCACGCGTACGCGTAGCTATTCCGGACATCCGTTGCAGCAAGTTGAGTGCCAACCGTTCTCCTGTAAGCAGTGAATGTGTACTTCCCTCTACCTCAGCCAAAATCGTGCCATGGGTAACCTTGTCTCCGTCGATTACCTTTGGTGTAAATACAAGACCCGGATCAACGACCTGAAATACAAGCTCAGCTACAGCCATACCCGCAATAATCCCATTATCTTTGGCATGTATAATGGCCTTGGATTGGTTGCCTGCCGGGATCGTCACACTCGTTGTAACGTCACCTGCACCAACATCTTCACGAAGCCAGTTCTTGATTGATTCGATAAGCCCTTCATTATATCCGTTCAGTATCATGACATCAATTCCTCCACAATGGCTTGTTCTCGCTGCTGCAGACTATGTTTCTGCCACACGATATCATCACGTGACGGGAAATCCTCACGATAGTGAGCTCCCCGACTCTCCTCGCGGTGTAGTGCACCGCTGGTAACTAACCAGGCACAGGTCAGAAGATTGGCATACTCCAGCTCTTCCTTATGCGTGAGTGTCTGATCAAAATATTGCATTTCCTGTTGCAGTTTGTCCATGGCCTTCTGCAGGTCCGCACCATTCCGGCGCAAGCCTACCTGACGAACCATCATTTTCTGTAATCGTAAGCGTCTTTCCGATACCGGCTTCTGCTCTTCCTTGATCTTGTTGATCTTGCTATTCATGTCTACAGATGAAGGCGCAACCCCTCTTGCTTGTAACGAATCAAGCGGAGCAAGAGATTGAATACGATCAACAATCCTCCGGCCAAATACAATGGCTTCAGATAAGGAGTTGCTCGCCAGACGGTTAGCTCCATGCACTCCTGTAGAGGACACCTCCCCACAAGCAAATAATCGGGAGATGCTGCTCTCTCCACTTAAATCCGTTTTCACACCACCCATCATGTAATGGGCAGCAGGCGCAACGGGAATCCAGTCGGTTGTCATATCCAATCCATATCGCATGCAAGTCTCATATATGGTAGGGAAGCGATGCTTGATCATCTCTGGCTGTTCATGTGTAATATCCAGATACACAAAGGTGCTGTTGGTGGACTCCATCTCACTAACAATCGCTCGTGCCACGATATCGCGCGGGGCCAGCTCAAGCTGGTCATGGTAACGATCCATGAAGCGTTCACCCTTCACATTGCGCAAGTATGCTCCTTCACCGCGTACGGCTTCTGACACAAGAAAACGTGGGGCACCCGGGTAACATAGCGAGGTGGGGTGGAATTGAATAAATTCCATATCACGAACAATCGCCCCTGCTCGATAAGCCATGGCTACACCATCGGCAGTAGCTACATCCGGATTCGTCGTATATCGGTACAATTGTCCTGCCCCGCCGGAGCATAGAACGGTTGCCTGTGCCTTTACGAACACTTGTGATCCGTCATCCTTCTGAACCAAAGCGCCAATGCATTCCCCTCGATTTCGATCTGTAATCAGATCAACAACAAAGTGCTCATCCCATACTTCAATCCCTGGATGCTCATTCACTTCGACAGCAAGCGCACGTACAATCTCATATCCCGTTGCGTCCCCGTTGGCATGCAAAATACGGCGGTGGCTATGCGCACCTTCCTGCGTCAATGCCAACTCGCCGTTCTCCAGATCGAACAAAGTACCCAAACGAATCAGTTCCTTCACGCCGTCTGGACCCTCATTCACCAATACCTCTACCGCTTCGGAGCGGCATAGGCCCGCTCCTGCAACAAGTGTGTCCTGCAAGTGGTAAGCAGGTGAATCATCCTCAGCAATAACCGCAGCGATTCCTCCCTGCGCATATCTGGTGTTGCTTTCAAGCAATGACTTCTTCGTGATCATTAATACACGTTGTTGTTGACTTGCCTTAATGGCAGTAAACAAACCGGCAATTCCTGAGCCTATAACCAGTACATCCGTCTCTACCATGGGTAGCGCAGACAGATCAAAATCAACTAAATATTGCGGTATCATGTCATTCACCTGTCTTGGAGCAAGAGTAGCGCATCCTATTTTACCAACAACATGCGCTCTAGTGATTCTCTGGCTTTGTCGGCAACAGCCGGTGG
Protein-coding sequences here:
- the nadB gene encoding L-aspartate oxidase, producing the protein MIPQYLVDFDLSALPMVETDVLVIGSGIAGLFTAIKASQQQRVLMITKKSLLESNTRYAQGGIAAVIAEDDSPAYHLQDTLVAGAGLCRSEAVEVLVNEGPDGVKELIRLGTLFDLENGELALTQEGAHSHRRILHANGDATGYEIVRALAVEVNEHPGIEVWDEHFVVDLITDRNRGECIGALVQKDDGSQVFVKAQATVLCSGGAGQLYRYTTNPDVATADGVAMAYRAGAIVRDMEFIQFHPTSLCYPGAPRFLVSEAVRGEGAYLRNVKGERFMDRYHDQLELAPRDIVARAIVSEMESTNSTFVYLDITHEQPEMIKHRFPTIYETCMRYGLDMTTDWIPVAPAAHYMMGGVKTDLSGESSISRLFACGEVSSTGVHGANRLASNSLSEAIVFGRRIVDRIQSLAPLDSLQARGVAPSSVDMNSKINKIKEEQKPVSERRLRLQKMMVRQVGLRRNGADLQKAMDKLQQEMQYFDQTLTHKEELEYANLLTCAWLVTSGALHREESRGAHYREDFPSRDDIVWQKHSLQQREQAIVEELMS